In Clarias gariepinus isolate MV-2021 ecotype Netherlands chromosome 1, CGAR_prim_01v2, whole genome shotgun sequence, one DNA window encodes the following:
- the LOC128528187 gene encoding tripartite motif-containing protein 16 yields MDEETDTSPDLSSVAPSAVVCDVCTGRKRKAEQSCLQCLASYCEDHLDTHNILYANAKRHKMVVATGRLEDCVCPEHDKLMEVFCRTDQQCICHLCITSKHRAHDVVSIEYEVADVKSKLGATKKEITGRIETRQREMQELQQAIDSFMASSKQAVEENDKSFTELIDYIEKRQREAKEMISARKEDAVRTAEELLERLPSEIKDLKKREFELQHLEHLSELENGVHFLKGILSTPPLSSSSSSSPVLFVHPYISFTLATEAVSDLLREIKDLCTLHFTNISKHVKMADILKSPVLKLREVFLQNASKLTLNPDTAHTSIRLSKENGQLTTMHEAQDYPEHRARFDSRAQILCNERLQGAPKYWEVEIGGPNWVCLAVSYIGITRKGKRGCLFGRNPCSWCLRCYPFSYEFWHNNKSISVKYDKRCSRIGVYLDHGLGILEFYNVSDDMSLIYKAQTKFTEPVYAGFGLAGKGTHIKLCDLEEDKVMC; encoded by the exons ATGGATGAAGAAACAGACACGTCTCCAGATCTCAGCTCGGTTGCTCCGTCCGctgtagtgtgtgatgtgtgcacaGGAAGGAAGCGTAAAGCAGAGCAGTCCTGTTTGCAGTGTTTGGCTTCCTACTGCGAGGATCATTTGGACACGCACAACATTCTGTACGCAAACGCGAAGAGGCACAAGATGGTCGTGGCTACGGGGAGACTGGAAGACTGCGTCTGTCCTGAGCACGACAAACTCATGGAGGTTTTCTGTCGCACAGATCAGCAGTGCATATGTCACTTGTGCATTACGAGTAAACATAGAGCTCATGACGTTGTCTCGATTGAATATGAGGTGGCAGATGTAaaa TCTAAGCTCGGGGCCACGAAGAAGGAGATTACTGGCAGGATTGAAACCAGACAGAGAGAAATGCAAGAATTACAACAAGCAATCGATTCTTTCATG gcttcatCAAAGCAAGCAGTGGAGGAGAATGACAAAAGCTTTACAGAGCTCATCGACTACATTGAGAAGAGACAGCGTGAAGCCAAGGAGATGATCTCGGCTCGGAAGGAAGACGCCGTCAGGACGGCTGAGGAACTTTTGGAGAGGCTGCCATCAGAGATCAAAGATCTGAAGAAGCGAGAGTTCGAGCTACAGCACCTGGAGCATCTCTCGGAATTAGAGAACGGTGTCCATTTCCTAAAG GGGATTTTGTCCACTCCGCCCCTTTCTTCATCCTCATCTTCCTCCCCTGTGCTCTTCGTCCATCCATACATCTCGTTCACGCTCGCCACTGAAGCTGTCTCGGACCTTCTAAGGGAGATTAAAGATCTTTGCACTTTGCACTTCACTAACATCTCTAAACATG TGAAGATGGCAGATATTCTGAAATCACCCGTTTTGAAACTTCGGGAAGTTTTCCTGCAGA ATGCCTCCAAGCTCACGCTGAACCCTGACACAGCACACACCTCCATCCGTTTGTCCAAAGAAAACGGGCAGTTGACTACCATGCATGAAGCACAGGATTACCCCGAGCATCGGGCCAGATTCGACAGCAGAGCGCAAATCCTTTGCAACGAGCGCCTTCAGGGTGCCCCAAAGTATTGGGAAGTGGAGATCGGAGGCCCCAACTGGGTGTGTCTCGCTGTGTCCTACATCGGAATCACCAGGAAAGGAAAACGAGGTTGTCTCTTTGGAAGAAATCCTTGTTCCTGGTGTTTACGCTGTTATCCCTTTTCCTATGAATTCTGGCACAATAATAAGAGCATATCCGTTAAATATGACAAGCGTTGCTCAAGGATCGGGGTGTACCTGGATCACGGATTAGGTATTCTAGAGTTTTACAACGTCTCAGATGATATGAGTCTCATCTATAAGGCGCAAACCAAGTTCACAGAGCCTGTGTATGCTGGGTTTGGACTGGCAGGGAAGGGCACTCATATTAAGCTCTGTGATTTGGAAGAAGATAAGGTCATGTGTTAG
- the LOC128521217 gene encoding tripartite motif-containing protein 16-like, translating to MDKKTTDLNNTENSDVECDVSTRRKRKAEQSCLEHMTSFNHNELHNILHVREERKLVRDVGRFKDGICPAHNKSMEIFCRKDQQCICNLCLTNKHKNHDVVLIEKEVPEKKIKLGKMQRQTTKMILTRVKKEQDLKQATYSFKASALQAVGQNDKGFTELTHFIKMKQCALNELILAQAETAMRQVKALLERLEHEVTDLKSRDAELRQLEQLSKADNGICFLQSPSSLPHLTNFTQIPALSVHPSCPFQLARDAVSNLIKQLHVICQWRFMTISERVKNTGIVSAPLPQTYQELLKYAIRLTLDTNTVHDNLQLSNLGKELTAVQMSERYPVHPDRFERRHQVLCREGLRGSPRYWEVECGTKGSWVTIAVSYKAIKRKGKNAPLFGRCKSSWALRNYGGIYQFWHDNKYQKSYTDKSLNCSRIGIYLDHGAGILAFYNVSGDLSLICKFQTIFTEPVYAGFGLVGIGSHIRLCDL from the exons ATGGATAAAAAGACCACAGATCTCAACAACACTGAGAATTCAGATGTGGAGTGTGATGTGTCCACAAGAAGAAAGCGTAAAGCAGAGCAGTCTTGTCTGGAGCACATGACTTCGTTCAACCATAATGAGCTGCATAACATCCTGCATGTGAGGGAGGAACGCAAGCTGGTACGAGATGTGGGACGCTTCAAAGACGGCATCTGTCCTGCGCATAACAAATCCATGGAGATTTTCTGCCGCAAAGATCAGCAGTGCATATGTAACCTGTGCCTTACgaataaacacaaaaatcatGATGTCGTCTTAATTGAGAAAGAAGTACCTGAGAAGAAG ATTAAACTAGGGAAAATGCAAAGACAGACAACCAAGATGATTCTGACCAGAGTGAAAAAGGAACAAGATTTAAAACAAGCTACGTATTCATTCAAG gcaTCAGCACTACAAGCAGTGGGACAGAATGATAAGGGTTTTACAGAGCTGACTCACTTCATTAAGATGAAACAGTGCGCACTGAATGAGCTGATCTTGGCTCAGGCGGAGACTGCCATGAGGCAAGTTAAAGCACTTTTAGAGAGACTGGAACATGAGGTCACTGATCTGAAAAGCAGGGATGCTGAACTACGGCAACTGGAGCAGCTCTCGAAAGCAGATAATGGCATCTGTTTTCTACAA agtccTTCCTCTTTACCCCACCTCACAAATTTCACCCAGATCCCAGCTTTATCAGTCCATCCATCCTGTCCATTCCAGCTTGCCAGAGATGCTGTCTCAAATCTAATCAAACAACTGCACGTAATCTGCCAGTGGCGATTCATGACAATCTCTGAAAGAG taaaaaatacTGGGATTGTATCCGCACCACTACCACAGACATACCAGGAGCTCTTAAAAT ATGCAATCAGACTTACTCTGGACACAAATACGGTGCATGACAACCTCCAGCTGAGTAACCTGGGCAAGGAACTGACTGCGGTTCAAATGTCCGAACGCTATCCCGTCCATCCTGACAGATTTGAAAGACGGCACCAGGTCTTATGCAGAGAAGGTCTGCGCGGGTCACCAcgttactgggaggtggagtgCGGTACAAAAGGTTCATGGGTTACTATTGCAGTCTCATACAAAGCAATAAAGAGGAAAGGGAAAAATGCCCCACTTTTTGGTAGATGCAAAAGCTCATGGGCCTTGCGCAACTACGGAGGCATATACCAATTCTGGCATGACAATAAGTACCAGAAATCCTACACTGACAAATCTTTGAATTGTTCAAGGATAGGAATTTACCTGGATCATGGAGCAGGGATTTTGGCATTTTACAACGTCTCAGGTGACTTAAGCCTCATATGCAAGTTCCAGACAATATTTACAGAGCCTGTATATGCTGGTTTTGGACTGGTAGGGATTGGATCTCATATCCGCCTTTGTGATTTATAA